One region of Micromonospora ureilytica genomic DNA includes:
- a CDS encoding SDR family NAD(P)-dependent oxidoreductase has translation MSERFANKVILVTGATSGMGRALVERVAAEGAKVVLAARGEEAGEALAATLHSTGADAIFVPTDVTVGAEMAKLVQRAVDHYGRLDGVFNNVGAATALGPITEIGADAWDAEMALNLSSVFFGLKYQIPALQTSGGGSIVNNASVSGVTGSSGLASYSAAKHGVVGLTRSAALEVATTGVRINALVTGGVDTPLLRRNLGPNPEEALQMGNAMHPVGRIGRPDEVAALAAFLLSDEAPFITGAALAIDGGLTAA, from the coding sequence ATGTCCGAACGCTTCGCAAACAAGGTCATTCTGGTCACCGGTGCCACCTCCGGCATGGGGCGTGCCCTCGTGGAACGAGTCGCCGCCGAAGGCGCGAAGGTCGTCCTGGCGGCACGTGGCGAGGAAGCCGGCGAGGCTCTCGCCGCCACCCTGCACTCCACCGGCGCAGACGCGATCTTCGTCCCGACGGATGTGACTGTCGGAGCCGAGATGGCGAAGCTGGTGCAGCGGGCGGTCGACCACTACGGCCGGCTCGACGGTGTGTTCAACAACGTGGGCGCGGCCACCGCGCTCGGCCCGATCACCGAGATCGGCGCGGACGCCTGGGACGCCGAGATGGCGCTCAACCTGAGCAGCGTCTTCTTCGGGCTCAAGTACCAGATCCCCGCGCTGCAGACCTCCGGCGGCGGCTCGATCGTGAACAACGCCTCCGTCAGTGGTGTCACCGGATCCTCCGGCCTGGCCTCCTACAGCGCCGCCAAGCACGGCGTCGTCGGGCTCACCCGGTCGGCGGCACTCGAGGTGGCCACCACGGGTGTACGGATCAACGCGCTCGTCACCGGCGGCGTCGACACCCCTCTGCTACGGCGCAACCTGGGCCCGAACCCGGAGGAGGCCCTCCAGATGGGCAACGCCATGCACCCCGTGGGCCGGATCGGGCGGCCCGACGAGGTCGCCGCGCTGGCGGCCTTCCTGCTGAGCGACGAAGCGCCGTTCATCACTGGTGCCGCTCTCGCGATCGATGGCGGCCTGACCGCCGCCTGA
- a CDS encoding alpha/beta fold hydrolase: MGSTSHDVSALAPGAHTFTVDGVRQVYHVAGTGPVCVAHSGGPGIEWAYLRTPSLEAHFTMVYVEPVGTGASGQLDNPGDYRLDTYVRFLHAVVEHLGAPRVYLLGHSHGGFVVQRYALAHPDRIAGLALYDTSPVTGAEFWAEAMAGLAAYPQRHPDRPEAAAVPAAFGQIGGATDDESLGAALRAALPVYFADFWGRQDEFARFQAAVRIWSAPAGAQDPTPFDVRDNLGEITVPVVVIVGAYDFICGPRWAEQLHAGLPDSRLVTLERSGHFAHIEQPVEFTDAVAELLKR; encoded by the coding sequence ATGGGTTCCACCAGCCACGACGTCAGCGCCCTCGCACCCGGCGCCCACACGTTCACCGTCGATGGCGTTCGGCAGGTCTACCACGTCGCCGGCACCGGCCCGGTCTGCGTGGCGCACTCCGGCGGCCCGGGCATCGAGTGGGCCTACCTGCGGACGCCCAGCCTGGAGGCGCACTTCACGATGGTCTACGTCGAGCCGGTGGGCACGGGCGCGTCGGGGCAGCTCGACAACCCCGGCGACTACCGTCTCGACACGTATGTCCGGTTCCTGCACGCCGTCGTCGAGCACCTCGGCGCACCCCGGGTGTACCTCCTCGGGCACTCGCACGGCGGGTTCGTCGTCCAGCGGTACGCGCTGGCCCACCCGGACCGGATCGCCGGCCTCGCCCTGTACGACACCTCCCCCGTCACCGGCGCCGAGTTCTGGGCCGAGGCCATGGCCGGCCTCGCCGCCTACCCGCAGCGGCACCCGGACCGGCCGGAAGCGGCAGCGGTCCCGGCTGCCTTCGGGCAGATCGGCGGCGCGACGGACGACGAGTCGTTGGGGGCCGCTCTGCGCGCCGCCCTGCCGGTGTACTTCGCGGACTTCTGGGGTCGACAGGACGAGTTCGCCAGGTTCCAGGCGGCCGTCCGGATCTGGTCGGCGCCGGCCGGCGCGCAGGACCCGACACCCTTCGACGTACGGGACAACCTGGGTGAGATCACCGTGCCCGTCGTGGTGATCGTCGGGGCGTACGACTTCATCTGCGGCCCCCGCTGGGCCGAGCAGCTGCACGCGGGGCTTCCGGACTCGCGGCTGGTGACGCTGGAGCGAAGCGGACACTTCGCGCACATCGAGCAGCCGGTGGAGTTCACCGACGCCGTGGCGGAGCTGCTGAAGCGGTAA
- a CDS encoding HNH endonuclease signature motif containing protein, whose protein sequence is MVGELAQAEGAIAACADTATWALPEGELIAALDTAHRIEQRLAAVKLALIRELDGRGTATTQGASSTAVWLRERLRLTIPAARRLVDLAAVLDSGNPGVRRALADGHITVDQARVIADTVDTVQTAAGPEAADKSLGVLVEWAGQFDPTLLRKLSTRILDHVAPDIADAAARAAVDAEARRATRDRQLTLSTLTDGRLRLTGILDTETAGLLRAAIDPLSAPSGPDDQRSPGQRRHDALSDVCRLALRGGELPEHGGDSAQIVVTTSYDGLTRQLGGGTLDTGLHLTPATVRRLACDAAILPAVLSGAGQPLDVGRQRRLITGPLRRALVLRDRGCAFPGCDRPPRWCDAHHIRHWADGGDTSLTNAVLLCGHHHRHLHHSDWVVRLAGDGHPEFVPPAWLDPEQVPRRNHYHRRT, encoded by the coding sequence ATGGTCGGGGAGTTGGCGCAGGCAGAGGGCGCCATCGCGGCCTGCGCCGACACGGCCACCTGGGCACTGCCCGAGGGCGAGCTGATCGCCGCGCTCGACACCGCGCACCGCATCGAGCAGCGTCTCGCCGCAGTGAAGCTGGCCCTGATCCGTGAGCTCGACGGCCGAGGCACCGCCACCACGCAGGGTGCCTCCTCCACAGCGGTCTGGCTCCGCGAACGGTTACGCCTCACCATCCCGGCCGCCCGCCGGCTCGTCGACCTCGCCGCCGTCCTGGATTCCGGCAACCCTGGCGTACGCCGCGCGCTGGCCGATGGTCACATCACCGTCGACCAGGCCCGGGTCATCGCCGACACGGTCGACACCGTGCAGACCGCCGCCGGCCCCGAGGCCGCCGACAAATCCCTCGGCGTGCTCGTCGAGTGGGCCGGGCAATTCGATCCCACCCTCCTCCGCAAACTCAGCACCCGCATCCTCGACCACGTCGCACCCGACATCGCCGACGCCGCCGCCAGAGCCGCAGTGGACGCCGAAGCCCGCCGCGCCACCCGCGACCGTCAGCTCACCCTCTCCACCCTCACCGACGGCCGCCTGCGACTCACCGGCATCCTCGACACCGAGACCGCCGGGCTGCTTCGCGCCGCCATCGACCCACTGAGCGCACCCTCGGGCCCTGATGACCAGCGCTCTCCCGGGCAACGCCGGCACGACGCACTCAGCGACGTGTGCCGCCTCGCCCTACGCGGCGGCGAGCTGCCCGAGCACGGCGGTGATTCCGCGCAGATAGTCGTCACCACCAGCTACGACGGGTTGACCCGGCAACTGGGCGGCGGCACCCTCGACACCGGCCTGCACCTCACCCCCGCGACCGTGCGCCGCCTCGCCTGCGACGCCGCCATCCTCCCCGCCGTCCTCAGCGGAGCCGGCCAACCACTCGACGTCGGTCGACAACGCCGTCTCATCACCGGCCCCCTCCGGCGAGCCCTGGTGCTGCGCGACCGAGGCTGCGCCTTCCCCGGCTGCGACCGACCACCGCGCTGGTGCGACGCGCACCACATCCGCCACTGGGCCGACGGCGGCGACACCAGCCTCACCAACGCCGTCCTGCTCTGCGGCCACCACCACCGGCACCTGCACCACAGCGACTGGGTCGTGCGACTGGCAGGCGACGGCCACCCCGAATTCGTGCCACCGGCCTGGCTCGACCCCGAACAGGTCCCCCGCCGCAACCACTACCACCGACGAACGTGA
- a CDS encoding DHA2 family efflux MFS transporter permease subunit: MPTRHKTPNSQRWRALFFISIAQLMVVLDGAVMNIALPSAQQALHFTDGSRQWVVTAYGLAFGGLLLVGGRVGDMLGRKRVFLFALAGFAIASAIGGLAANVEMLLVARALQGAFAALLAPAALSLISLLFTEPRERAKAFGVFAAVSIAGGAVGLIAGGLLTQYLNWRFAMFILVPIAIIGIVGAISTVHDNGERHRARLDIPGVLLASLGLVGLVYGFSAAESHGWSAATTIGSFVAGVLLLAAFVVVQSRVKAPLLPLGVLSERNRAAAYLSVGLAIVSMFGMFLLLSYYFQQVKGWSPVMAGLAFMPMAVLQALGATQVGARLAHRIAPRPIMVGGYLVSAAGLVLLALLDADSSFLEIAVAEAVVGIGVGAAFMPAMSISTHGVAPADVGVASAMISSSQQVGGSIGVALLNTVATGSTASYLVTHGGTAAPVHVQNQALMHGYAAAYWLATIFVVAAALVSAIMVNAGAPESPPATASEDVAPVGVPAPAH; encoded by the coding sequence ATGCCCACTCGTCACAAGACCCCGAACTCGCAGCGGTGGAGAGCCCTGTTCTTCATCTCGATCGCCCAACTGATGGTCGTTCTCGACGGCGCGGTCATGAACATCGCTCTCCCCTCCGCGCAGCAGGCACTGCACTTCACCGATGGCAGTCGCCAGTGGGTGGTCACCGCGTACGGTCTCGCCTTCGGTGGCCTCCTGCTGGTCGGCGGCCGGGTCGGTGACATGCTGGGGCGCAAGCGCGTCTTCCTGTTCGCGCTGGCAGGCTTCGCGATCGCCTCGGCGATCGGCGGCCTGGCGGCCAACGTGGAGATGCTGCTGGTTGCCCGCGCGTTGCAGGGGGCCTTCGCGGCCCTGCTCGCGCCGGCCGCGCTCTCGCTGATCTCCCTGTTGTTCACAGAGCCGCGGGAACGAGCGAAGGCCTTCGGCGTGTTCGCCGCGGTCTCGATCGCCGGTGGCGCCGTCGGTCTGATCGCCGGCGGTCTGCTCACCCAGTACCTGAACTGGCGCTTCGCCATGTTCATTCTGGTTCCGATCGCGATCATCGGGATTGTGGGCGCCATCTCCACGGTGCACGACAACGGTGAGCGACACCGTGCCCGGCTCGACATCCCCGGCGTGCTGCTGGCCAGCCTCGGTCTCGTCGGCCTGGTCTACGGTTTCAGCGCCGCGGAGAGCCACGGCTGGTCGGCGGCCACGACCATCGGATCCTTCGTCGCCGGCGTGCTGCTTCTGGCGGCCTTCGTCGTGGTGCAGTCACGGGTGAAGGCTCCGCTGCTCCCACTGGGAGTCCTGAGCGAACGCAACCGGGCAGCCGCCTACCTGTCGGTGGGTCTGGCCATTGTCAGCATGTTCGGGATGTTCCTCCTACTGAGCTACTACTTCCAGCAGGTCAAGGGATGGTCGCCGGTCATGGCCGGCCTGGCGTTCATGCCGATGGCGGTGCTGCAGGCTCTCGGGGCCACGCAGGTCGGCGCCCGACTCGCGCACCGGATCGCTCCGCGGCCGATCATGGTCGGTGGCTACCTCGTCAGCGCGGCCGGCCTCGTCCTGCTCGCCCTCCTCGACGCCGACAGCAGCTTCTTGGAGATCGCGGTCGCCGAGGCGGTGGTCGGAATTGGCGTCGGTGCCGCGTTCATGCCCGCGATGAGCATCTCCACCCACGGCGTCGCGCCCGCCGACGTCGGTGTCGCCTCCGCGATGATCAGTTCGTCGCAACAGGTCGGGGGGTCGATCGGCGTAGCGCTGCTCAACACCGTCGCGACCGGCTCCACCGCCTCCTACCTGGTCACCCACGGCGGTACGGCGGCCCCCGTCCATGTCCAGAATCAGGCGTTGATGCACGGCTACGCGGCCGCGTACTGGCTGGCCACCATCTTCGTCGTGGCCGCGGCACTGGTCTCCGCGATCATGGTCAACGCGGGCGCACCGGAGTCTCCGCCGGCCACGGCGTCGGAGGACGTCGCGCCGGTCGGCGTCCCGGCGCCCGCCCACTGA
- a CDS encoding TetR/AcrR family transcriptional regulator: MPDLDPASGVRADARQNRRQLIIATREAIAARGLDVSALDIATAAGVGVGTLYRRFGTKEALLDYAVLGLYDELCDTARACLERPDPWDGMTEFVLELAGAHRDSRGLAEVTAACERPPTPELAQRTVALQEAVAHLTERAHAAGDLRADVTWQDVLLCSRAALDTDHCLGVDAGPDGWRRVVMVLLDGMRAPGRTPLQGPPPQVRPQGA, from the coding sequence ATGCCTGATCTGGATCCGGCGTCGGGCGTCCGCGCGGACGCCCGGCAGAACCGACGCCAACTGATCATCGCGACCAGGGAGGCAATCGCCGCCCGCGGGCTCGACGTCTCGGCTCTGGACATCGCAACAGCGGCCGGCGTGGGGGTGGGCACGTTGTACCGGCGCTTCGGGACCAAGGAGGCGCTGCTCGACTACGCGGTGCTCGGCCTCTACGACGAGTTGTGCGACACCGCACGGGCCTGCCTGGAGCGCCCGGATCCGTGGGACGGAATGACGGAGTTCGTGCTGGAGCTGGCCGGGGCCCACCGGGACAGCCGCGGCCTGGCCGAGGTCACCGCGGCCTGCGAAAGGCCGCCGACACCCGAACTCGCGCAGCGCACCGTCGCGTTGCAAGAGGCCGTCGCCCACCTGACTGAGCGAGCACACGCAGCGGGTGATCTCCGCGCGGACGTAACCTGGCAGGACGTCCTGCTCTGCTCACGCGCGGCGCTGGACACCGACCACTGCCTCGGCGTCGACGCAGGGCCCGACGGGTGGCGTCGAGTCGTCATGGTCCTGCTCGACGGCATGCGCGCCCCCGGCCGCACTCCTCTCCAGGGGCCGCCACCGCAGGTCCGCCCGCAAGGGGCATGA
- a CDS encoding RNA polymerase sigma factor, protein MTQSDAELVVLAQTGDPAALGALLARHEAGMRAVALSVLGYGPDAEDAVQDAMVVALRRIGEVRDPNAVGPWLRAIVRNNSRMALRGPRAVPVAEPEWFARPADTPTPEEALDRAAMRDWVWHSIEQLSEPDRLVTLLRYFSDASSYEQIAAVCGVPVGTVRSRLSHARRALAGGLRTAATRAHADVATSNDTRWREGSDMLTTAMGGDFERVVRESWWPNAEMIVPGGPRGGRDLAISGMDRDLAAGVRQRLRNVVASGDVLIWETDLISPPDDPEHCPPAALWLQVLREGRVRQLTLFHPVPALV, encoded by the coding sequence GTGACGCAGAGCGACGCGGAGCTGGTCGTGCTCGCGCAGACGGGCGACCCGGCTGCGCTCGGGGCGCTGCTGGCCCGGCACGAGGCCGGGATGCGGGCCGTCGCGCTGAGCGTCCTCGGTTACGGGCCGGACGCCGAGGACGCGGTGCAGGACGCGATGGTCGTCGCCCTGCGCCGCATCGGCGAGGTCCGCGACCCGAACGCCGTCGGCCCCTGGTTGCGGGCCATCGTCCGCAACAACAGCCGGATGGCGTTGCGCGGGCCCCGAGCCGTCCCGGTCGCCGAACCGGAGTGGTTCGCCCGCCCCGCCGACACACCCACCCCGGAGGAGGCACTCGACCGGGCCGCGATGCGCGACTGGGTGTGGCACTCCATCGAGCAACTGTCCGAACCTGACCGCCTCGTCACCCTGCTGCGCTACTTCAGCGACGCGTCCTCGTACGAGCAGATCGCGGCCGTGTGTGGCGTGCCGGTCGGCACCGTCCGCAGCCGCCTCAGCCACGCCCGCCGCGCGCTCGCCGGCGGCCTCCGCACGGCGGCGACCAGGGCGCACGCGGACGTCGCCACCTCCAACGACACGCGGTGGCGGGAGGGCAGCGACATGCTCACCACGGCGATGGGTGGCGACTTCGAGCGGGTGGTCCGCGAGAGCTGGTGGCCGAACGCCGAGATGATCGTGCCGGGTGGCCCGCGCGGCGGCCGTGACCTGGCGATCAGTGGCATGGACCGCGACCTGGCCGCCGGGGTACGTCAGCGGCTGCGCAACGTGGTGGCCAGCGGCGACGTGCTGATCTGGGAGACCGACCTGATCAGCCCGCCCGACGACCCGGAGCACTGCCCACCGGCGGCGCTGTGGTTGCAGGTGCTGCGCGAGGGCCGGGTACGCCAACTCACCCTCTTCCACCCCGTCCCCGCGCTGGTCTGA
- a CDS encoding IclR family transcriptional regulator domain-containing protein has translation MSDNGRGAGPDFIEALARGLDVLRSFRPACPSMTLSEIAAATGLARPTVRRILITLESLGYVRAVGRGHTLTPRVLELGMAYVNALNMWDVARPHMEKLVAQTNESTSMAQLDGSDIVYVARVAVPKIVTLGVTIGTRFPAPATSMGKVLLAALPPDTLEAVLAEPSRSGITPRWQPAPGELDAVLREVRAKGWALADQDLAPGIRSVATGVRDGDGRVVAAINVTVHAAETSLETLREEHLPRLLRAAADIGHDWALTAAVPVVTV, from the coding sequence ATGAGTGACAACGGAAGGGGCGCCGGGCCCGACTTCATCGAGGCTCTCGCCCGTGGCCTCGACGTCCTGCGCTCCTTCCGTCCCGCCTGCCCCTCGATGACGCTCAGCGAGATCGCCGCCGCCACCGGCCTGGCCCGCCCCACCGTCCGGCGCATCCTCATCACGCTCGAATCGCTGGGCTACGTCCGCGCGGTCGGCCGCGGCCACACCCTCACCCCGCGCGTCCTGGAGCTGGGAATGGCGTACGTCAACGCGCTGAACATGTGGGACGTGGCCCGACCACACATGGAGAAGCTCGTCGCCCAGACCAACGAGTCGACCTCGATGGCCCAGCTCGACGGCAGCGACATCGTCTACGTGGCCCGGGTGGCCGTCCCCAAGATCGTCACCCTGGGCGTCACCATCGGCACCCGCTTCCCGGCACCCGCGACCTCGATGGGCAAGGTGCTGCTCGCGGCCCTCCCACCGGACACGCTGGAGGCCGTCCTCGCCGAGCCCAGCCGCTCCGGCATCACGCCGCGCTGGCAGCCCGCGCCGGGCGAACTCGACGCCGTGCTGCGCGAGGTCCGGGCGAAGGGCTGGGCGCTCGCCGACCAGGACCTGGCTCCGGGAATCCGGTCCGTCGCCACCGGCGTACGAGACGGCGACGGACGGGTCGTCGCCGCCATCAACGTGACAGTGCACGCCGCCGAAACCTCGCTGGAGACCCTGCGCGAGGAGCACCTTCCGAGGCTGCTGCGCGCGGCTGCCGACATCGGGCACGACTGGGCGCTCACCGCCGCGGTGCCGGTGGTCACGGTCTAG
- a CDS encoding winged helix DNA-binding domain-containing protein yields MRRAFAVIELSWAQVSARRLARHRLSAPASGAAPDAGRVADVVSAICGAHAQIASAAELSVGLRVPGATRALVRRALWTDRTLVKTRGPRGTVHLLAAADLPMWVGALSALPVPSSERSVAVLTPQQTEQVLAAIADAVAEADLTTAELTEEVVSRTGPWAGDLVMEAFQDKWPRWVAAMTAATRSGVICFGPNRGRVSTHTSPTRWLPDFVPMPGPAALAALVRGYLYAYGPATPAQFARWLAVAPGWATLLFDSLDLTEVTVGGTRAWVAADDTEFPDDRPSGLRLLPYFDAYAVGCHPRERLFPGAAADRALAGGQAGNYPVLLVDGVVAGVWHQRRSGRSIRVTVEPLGTLGAARQRALGEEVERVGEILEGRASLTIGAVSVGPHA; encoded by the coding sequence GTGCGACGGGCATTCGCGGTGATCGAGTTGAGCTGGGCTCAGGTGTCCGCCCGACGTCTTGCGCGGCACCGACTCTCCGCACCCGCGTCGGGCGCCGCACCGGACGCCGGACGCGTCGCCGACGTGGTGTCGGCGATCTGTGGCGCGCACGCCCAGATCGCGTCGGCCGCCGAGCTGTCCGTCGGGCTGCGGGTGCCGGGCGCGACCCGCGCCTTGGTGCGCCGGGCACTGTGGACCGACCGCACGCTGGTCAAGACCCGTGGGCCGCGCGGGACGGTGCACCTGCTCGCCGCGGCGGACCTGCCGATGTGGGTCGGCGCGCTGAGCGCATTGCCGGTCCCGTCCTCGGAGCGGAGCGTGGCAGTGCTGACGCCCCAGCAGACCGAGCAGGTCCTCGCGGCCATCGCCGACGCGGTCGCCGAGGCCGACCTGACCACCGCCGAGCTGACCGAGGAGGTCGTCTCCCGGACCGGCCCGTGGGCGGGCGACCTGGTCATGGAGGCGTTCCAGGACAAGTGGCCCCGGTGGGTCGCCGCGATGACCGCCGCCACCCGGAGCGGAGTGATCTGCTTCGGCCCGAATCGCGGTCGGGTCAGCACGCACACCAGCCCGACCCGGTGGCTGCCCGACTTCGTGCCGATGCCCGGTCCGGCCGCCCTGGCCGCCCTCGTCCGCGGCTACCTGTACGCGTACGGGCCGGCCACCCCGGCACAGTTCGCCCGGTGGCTGGCGGTGGCGCCGGGGTGGGCGACGTTGCTGTTCGACTCACTCGACCTGACCGAGGTGACGGTGGGGGGCACCCGGGCCTGGGTGGCCGCCGACGACACTGAATTTCCCGACGACCGGCCGTCCGGGTTGCGGCTGCTGCCGTACTTCGACGCGTACGCGGTCGGCTGCCACCCCCGCGAACGGCTCTTTCCCGGTGCCGCCGCCGACCGGGCGCTCGCCGGCGGCCAGGCCGGCAACTATCCGGTGCTGCTGGTGGACGGGGTGGTCGCCGGCGTGTGGCATCAACGCCGCTCCGGTCGCTCGATCCGCGTCACCGTCGAACCGCTGGGGACGCTCGGTGCCGCCCGGCAGCGGGCGTTGGGGGAGGAGGTCGAACGGGTCGGCGAGATCCTGGAGGGCAGGGCGTCGCTGACCATCGGCGCCGTCAGTGTCGGTCCGCACGCCTGA
- a CDS encoding DHA2 family efflux MFS transporter permease subunit codes for MTQQSIATSDKLDGAVLKVAGVVVLGAIMSILDVTVVSVALPTFQNEFDASYARVAWTMTAYTLALATVIPLSGWAADRFGTKRLYMVALALFTIGSGLCAMADTIGELIGYRVLQGLGGGMLMPLGMTIMTRAAGPHRIGRLMAVLGIPMLLGPIGGPILGGWLIDTASWHWIFLINLPIGVIALIYAQFALPKDAPEPSESFDFVGMLMLSPGLALFLYGVSSLPEAGTFAEAKVWAPMLVGGALVVAFVLYSFKPRHPLLDLRLFQNRSLTIASVTMFVFIIAFMGAGLLFPSYFLQVRGESTLAAGLLMAPQGIGAMITMPIAGTLADRVPIGRTVPFALGLIVIGFFGFTQVDPQTSYWLLGGSLFVMGLGMGGTMMPIMTSALRTLSANDVARGSTLVNILQQIGGSVGAAVMSVILTNELNGSRPIPGLVDESGKPITEAGLAIASQQRPELLQQMPVDPSLIERGLDFAAKSFASTFWVAFALVVLTLIPAAFLPRRRQPAQLDDPQGEQVRTPVVVH; via the coding sequence GTGACACAGCAATCCATCGCGACATCGGACAAACTCGACGGTGCGGTGCTCAAGGTGGCGGGCGTCGTCGTCCTTGGCGCGATCATGTCGATCCTCGACGTGACGGTGGTCAGCGTGGCGCTGCCCACATTCCAGAACGAGTTCGACGCGTCCTACGCCCGCGTCGCCTGGACCATGACCGCCTACACCCTCGCTCTCGCCACCGTGATCCCGCTCAGCGGGTGGGCGGCGGACCGGTTCGGCACCAAACGGCTCTACATGGTGGCGTTGGCCCTGTTCACCATCGGGTCGGGGCTCTGCGCCATGGCCGACACGATCGGTGAGCTGATCGGCTACCGGGTCCTGCAGGGTCTCGGCGGCGGCATGCTCATGCCGCTGGGCATGACCATCATGACCCGGGCGGCCGGGCCGCACCGGATCGGCCGGTTGATGGCAGTCCTCGGCATCCCGATGCTGCTGGGGCCGATCGGCGGCCCGATCCTCGGTGGCTGGCTGATCGACACCGCGAGCTGGCACTGGATCTTCCTGATCAACCTGCCGATCGGCGTGATCGCCCTGATCTACGCGCAGTTCGCGCTGCCGAAGGACGCGCCCGAGCCGTCCGAGTCGTTCGACTTCGTCGGCATGCTCATGCTCTCCCCGGGTCTCGCCCTCTTCCTCTACGGCGTCTCGTCCCTGCCGGAGGCGGGCACCTTCGCCGAGGCCAAGGTCTGGGCCCCGATGCTGGTCGGCGGCGCGCTGGTGGTGGCGTTCGTGCTCTACTCGTTCAAGCCCCGGCACCCGCTGCTCGACCTGCGGCTGTTCCAGAACCGCAGCCTGACCATCGCGTCGGTCACGATGTTCGTGTTCATCATCGCGTTCATGGGCGCCGGCCTGCTGTTCCCGAGCTACTTCCTTCAGGTGCGCGGCGAGTCGACGCTGGCCGCCGGTCTGTTGATGGCCCCGCAGGGCATCGGCGCGATGATCACCATGCCGATCGCGGGCACGCTCGCCGACCGGGTGCCGATCGGACGCACCGTCCCGTTCGCGTTGGGGCTCATCGTCATCGGGTTCTTCGGGTTCACCCAGGTCGACCCGCAGACGTCGTACTGGCTGCTCGGCGGTTCGCTGTTCGTGATGGGCCTCGGCATGGGCGGCACGATGATGCCGATCATGACGTCGGCGCTGCGGACGTTGTCGGCCAACGACGTGGCCCGCGGCTCGACGCTTGTCAACATCCTCCAGCAGATCGGCGGGTCGGTCGGCGCCGCCGTGATGTCGGTGATCCTCACCAACGAGCTGAACGGCTCCCGGCCGATCCCCGGCCTGGTGGACGAGAGCGGCAAGCCGATCACCGAGGCCGGGCTGGCCATCGCCTCCCAGCAGCGGCCGGAGCTGCTTCAGCAGATGCCGGTGGACCCGTCGCTCATCGAGCGCGGGCTCGACTTCGCCGCCAAGTCGTTCGCCAGCACGTTCTGGGTCGCGTTCGCGCTGGTCGTGCTCACGCTCATCCCGGCGGCGTTCCTGCCGCGCCGACGTCAGCCGGCGCAGCTCGACGACCCGCAGGGCGAGCAGGTCAGGACGCCAGTCGTCGTCCACTGA
- a CDS encoding DUF5709 domain-containing protein: MSQTERMDSVDEWNVAEDDGVLDASDTLDDDRVGDPLDTGIIAEDHWTAANRFGTTPAEERAGESLAQHLAQEVPDVDPYAEGGDDEDELTRRGYEAEARAGRLVAYDEGVREDDEAESVAWDAGIDAGAASAEEAAIHVVEDPDGPGDGPLR; this comes from the coding sequence GTGAGCCAGACCGAACGGATGGATTCCGTCGACGAGTGGAACGTGGCCGAGGACGACGGTGTCCTGGACGCCTCGGACACCCTCGACGACGACCGGGTCGGCGACCCCCTCGACACCGGCATCATCGCCGAGGACCACTGGACGGCGGCAAACCGGTTCGGCACCACGCCCGCCGAGGAGCGGGCGGGCGAGTCCCTGGCGCAACACCTGGCCCAGGAGGTGCCGGATGTCGACCCGTATGCCGAGGGTGGCGACGACGAGGACGAGCTGACCCGCCGGGGGTACGAGGCGGAGGCACGCGCCGGCCGTCTCGTCGCCTATGACGAGGGTGTCCGCGAGGACGACGAGGCCGAGTCGGTGGCGTGGGACGCCGGGATCGACGCGGGTGCCGCCAGCGCGGAGGAGGCGGCGATCCACGTGGTCGAGGACCCGGACGGGCCCGGCGACGGTCCGTTGCGCTGA
- a CDS encoding DinB family protein, with protein sequence MKADLHSYLTGGRESLLWKLDGLGEYDIRRPLTPTATNLLGLVKHSAAMEILYFGVVFGRPFEQELPYVGDGAETNADMWASADETREEIVALYRRAIAHADTTIEALALHEVGHVPWWGDAAVTLHHVLVHVIAETQRHAGHADIVRELIDGTAGLLPTNNNLPPVDESWWLGHRQRVEQAALDASKRSS encoded by the coding sequence ATGAAGGCAGACCTGCACAGTTACTTGACGGGCGGCCGCGAGTCGCTGCTGTGGAAGCTCGACGGGCTTGGCGAGTACGACATTCGGCGTCCGTTGACCCCGACCGCGACCAACCTGCTCGGTCTGGTGAAGCACTCGGCAGCCATGGAGATCCTCTACTTCGGCGTCGTGTTCGGCCGACCGTTCGAGCAGGAGCTGCCGTATGTCGGCGACGGGGCGGAGACCAATGCCGACATGTGGGCGAGCGCGGATGAGACCCGCGAGGAGATCGTCGCGCTGTACCGTCGCGCGATCGCCCACGCCGACACCACCATCGAAGCCCTTGCACTGCATGAGGTGGGCCACGTGCCGTGGTGGGGCGACGCGGCGGTCACGTTGCACCATGTCCTGGTCCACGTCATCGCGGAAACCCAACGGCACGCCGGCCACGCTGACATCGTGCGCGAACTCATCGACGGCACGGCCGGGCTGCTGCCCACTAACAACAACCTGCCCCCCGTGGACGAGTCATGGTGGCTGGGCCACCGCCAGCGAGTGGAGCAGGCTGCCCTCGACGCCAGCAAGCGCAGCAGCTAG